The Microlunatus antarcticus DNA segment GCCTCCATCGACTCGAGCTCGAGGTCCTCGAGGGCGCCGATGCGGCGGCGCAGGTGCGCGACCTCCTCGACCAGGGAACCGAGCGACTTGGCGTCGACGGTGCCGTCGGCGATGCGCTTCTCGTTGCGGACCAGCCGCTGCTGCACGGGCGCGAGGTCGGCCTCGGCGCGGCCGGTGGCGAGCTCCAGGTCCGACACCCGGGTCTGGGCGCCGACCAGGTCGGAGGACACGTCCTCGAACGTGGCGGTCAGCCGGTCGAGCGCCGCCTGCTCGGGCAGGGTGCGGCGTCGCTGCACGAGCTGGGCCAGCGCGGAGTCGACCGCCTGGAGGTCGAGCAGCCGCAGCTGCGCGGTGACGTCGGCTCTGATCGCACTCACCCTCTCCTGGACCGCCCACTCGTCGTCCTGACGGTCCGCGGACACCGTCGGTGCCCAGCGGCCCAGCCTACTGAGCGCGGGACCGGCGGATCACTCCGGCGGCGCGTTCCACTGCCGCAGCGCTCCGCGACCCTTGGCCTCGCCGAGGATCGAGACGGTGCTGGTGTCCAGCGGGAAGCGGTCACCGATCGAGAGGTCGAGCCCGAGCCAACGCAGCATGAGCGAGCGGAGCGCGTGCCCGTGGCTGAAGACGATCGCCCGCTCGACGCCGCTCGAGCGGACCCGGTCGACGACCCGGTCGAGCCGCGCGCCCACCTGCTCGGCGGTCTCCCCGCCGGCCGGCGGGGCGGTGAAGACCGTCCAGCCCGGTGCGTCCTTGTGGATCTGCGCGCTCGTCAGCCCCTCGTAGTCGCCGTAGAACCACTCGACGAGGTCCTCGTCCACCTCGGGCGCGTGGGGCCCGACGAAGCCGGCCAGCTCGGCCGTGATCTGGGCGCGGTGCCGCGGGCTGGTCAGCGCCAGCCCGAACGCACCCGGGTCGAGGCGGCCGTAGAGGCGGAGCGCCTGCTCCCGGCCGTGCTCGGTCAGCGGGAGGTCGGTGACCGACGTGTGCCGGCCGTCGCGGCTCCACTCGGTCTGGCCGTGCCGGACGAGGAAGAGCTCGGTCATGGCGGTCAACCTAGTGGACCCCCCGACCAGGCCGGCACGACGGGACGAGCCCCATAGCCAGGCTTCGTACGCGCGTCGCCGCGACGTCACCGTCCGGTTGCCCGGCGGTGCGACAATGCCCAACGGGTCACCACGAAGGGGAGCGAGCATGAGCGAGGACGTCACGAGCGCGATCACGAGCGAGGAGCCACCGGTCCTGCCGAACCGGGCCGTGCCCTTCTCGGAGGCCTTCAAGTCGTTCATAGCCCAGGGCTGGGCCCCGTACCCCGCGGAGCTGCCCGAGCCGCTGCCCGCCACCGCCTCGACCGCCGCCCGCCGCGAGGCCCTGGGGGCGCAGTTCCCGGGCGAGCGGCTGGTGATCGGCGCCGGCGGGCCCGAGGTGCGGTCGAACGACACCGACTACCGCTTCCGACCGCACTCGGCCTTCGCCCACCTCACCGGCCTCGGCACCGACCGCGAGCCGGACGCGGTGCTCGTGCTCGAGCCCACCGACCCGCAGGCCGGCGGCACCGGGAGCGACGGCGGGACCCGCGGCAGCCACGACGCGACGCTCTACTTCAAGCCGCGTGCGCCGCGCGACTCGTCGGAGTTCTACGCCGACGCGCGCTACGGCGAGATGTGGGTGGGCGTCCGGCCCTCGCTCGAGGAGATGTCCGCGTTGACCGGCCTGCGCACCGCGCCCGTCGACGAGCTCGAGGCGCACCTGCGCAAGGACGCCGACACGATCGGCGTCCGGGCCAACCGGGCAGACCTGACGACGGAGCTGCAGGCGGTGCTGGCCGAGGTGGCTCCGCTGGCCGCCCCCGCGGCCGTGGCGGACGGCGAGGCCGAGGTCACGGACCAGGCCAAGGTCGAGGCGAAGACCCGCGACGCCGAGCTGATGACGGCGCTGAGCGAGCTGCGCCTGGTGAAGGACGCGTACGAGGCCGACGAGATGCGCGAGGCGTGCACGCTCACCGGTGCCGGCTTCGAGGCCGTCGTGGCCGACCTGCCGCGCGCCGCCGCCGCCGGTCGGGGCGAGCGCTGGGTCGAGGGGGTGTTCGGCCTGCACGCGCGCCACGTCGGCAACGCGGTCGGCTACGACACCATCGCCGCCGCCGGCGACCACGCCTGCACGCTGCACTGGATCCGTAACGACGGGGACCTGCGGATGGGCGACCTGCTGCTGCTCGACGCCGGCGTGGAGCTCGACTCCCTCTACACCGCCGACGTGACGCGGACGCTGCCCGTGTCGGGGACGTTCAGCGAGCCGCAGCGCCGGGTGTACGAGGCGGTCCTCGCGGCGCAGGAGGCCGGCATCGCCGCCGCACAGCCGGGCGCCACGTTCGCCGAGGTGCACCGCGCGTCGATCCGCGTCATCGCCGAGCAC contains these protein-coding regions:
- a CDS encoding aminopeptidase P family protein, with amino-acid sequence MSEDVTSAITSEEPPVLPNRAVPFSEAFKSFIAQGWAPYPAELPEPLPATASTAARREALGAQFPGERLVIGAGGPEVRSNDTDYRFRPHSAFAHLTGLGTDREPDAVLVLEPTDPQAGGTGSDGGTRGSHDATLYFKPRAPRDSSEFYADARYGEMWVGVRPSLEEMSALTGLRTAPVDELEAHLRKDADTIGVRANRADLTTELQAVLAEVAPLAAPAAVADGEAEVTDQAKVEAKTRDAELMTALSELRLVKDAYEADEMREACTLTGAGFEAVVADLPRAAAAGRGERWVEGVFGLHARHVGNAVGYDTIAAAGDHACTLHWIRNDGDLRMGDLLLLDAGVELDSLYTADVTRTLPVSGTFSEPQRRVYEAVLAAQEAGIAAAQPGATFAEVHRASIRVIAEHLDAWGLLPVPLEEALSEEGGQHRRWMPHGTSHHLGIDVHDCAEARRENYREGVLAPGMVITVEPGLYFKSDDELAPAELRGIGVRIEDDILITDDGNENLSDLLPRTVADVEAWMADVWHRQAVALAKSGEQPDENGR
- a CDS encoding histidine phosphatase family protein → MTELFLVRHGQTEWSRDGRHTSVTDLPLTEHGREQALRLYGRLDPGAFGLALTSPRHRAQITAELAGFVGPHAPEVDEDLVEWFYGDYEGLTSAQIHKDAPGWTVFTAPPAGGETAEQVGARLDRVVDRVRSSGVERAIVFSHGHALRSLMLRWLGLDLSIGDRFPLDTSTVSILGEAKGRGALRQWNAPPE
- a CDS encoding zinc ribbon domain-containing protein yields the protein MSAIRADVTAQLRLLDLQAVDSALAQLVQRRRTLPEQAALDRLTATFEDVSSDLVGAQTRVSDLELATGRAEADLAPVQQRLVRNEKRIADGTVDAKSLGSLVEEVAHLRRRIGALEDLELESMEALEQAQAERDVLQAKVDGLAEEIATATAARDAAVAKLTNEANYQRTERERLLPDLPADLVTLYTRIGTSKNGVGAAALIHRRCTGCQLEVNANELREYATTAPEEVLRCEECGRILVRTAESGL